The region CTATCCAGATATGTTTACCGTTCAACAGTGCTTTTTTAGCAATCTGATAGTGAGTTGCCACCGGTGTTGCAATAACAATAAGATCACTATTACCTGTCAAAGTTTTTTCGCAATCATTAGATAGAACAACACTCGGAAATTTTTGTTTCATCACCTTCAATCTGTCTTCTCTGGTATCGCAGGCTATTAACTGTTCAACATCGGGTTGAGCAAGAAAATTTCTTAGTAAGTTTGGGCCCCAATATCCTAATCCAACTACGGCTACTTTCATTTTAAATCCTTGTTCAAAGTATTTGAAAAATAATTATTTCGCTCCCTTGGAAAAGAGCATAACGGGAACCGTTTGAAACATTAACTGAATATCTAACCATGGAGACATATTGTTAACATAATATAAGTCTAACACTATACTCTCCTGAAAAGTAACTATACTTCTTCCCCAAACCTGCCAAACCCCTGTGCAGCCGGGAATAACACTGACTCTTCTTTTTTGCCATTCATCGTAATTCTCATACTCATAAGTTAAGCAAGGTCTTGGTCCAACAAGGCTCATATCACCCTTTATAACATTGAATAATTGGGGTAATTCATCAAGTGAAGTCTTTCTGATAATTTTCCCAATCCAAGTTACACGACTTTCATTAATTATTTTAGTATCTGTTCCGGTTTTATCAGCTCCATTCTTCATAAATTCAATCATCTTCTTTTTTCGTTCTTCATCTTCACCATTAATTTGTTTCATTGATCTGAATTTATAGAAATCAAATTCTTTACCATCTTTACCAATTCTTTTTTGCTTAAATAAGATAGGACCTGGCGAAGATAATTTTACCATTGCTGTAATAAATCCCATTATCGGAGAAAGAAATAAAATAGCAAAAAAGGCAATTACAACATCAAAGAATCTTTTTAGTCCGAGTGTAAAGTTATCATTATATTGAGGAGAAACATCAATAACCGGAATATCTGAGTACTTTTCTATTTTCAATTTTTGATTTACAACATCTAACAGACTTGATGTCATTCTTATTGGAACATTAAATGACTTACAATAATCAACAACATCAAAAAACTTTTCATACGATTGACTATCACTTGAAATTATTAATTCATCAACTTTGTTATTATCAAGGATCTCCTTAAGATTTTCCAGGTTGCCTAATACTTTTTTACCAGCAACAACAAAATCACCAATCTGTCTTTCATCATCAACAAAACCAAGAATATTTAAACCAAGCGGATTTTCGTAAATTAATTTTGTTGCTAAAAGTTTTCCTGGTTTACCATTACCAACTATAATAACATTTCTTTTAAAACTGCTTTGA is a window of Ignavibacterium sp. DNA encoding:
- a CDS encoding sugar transferase, with translation MKKNYRYKYFFGIADFFILIFSFLISIFALRINTSLNFLEFYGSIPWVLSLVLVITLVIILIFQYNGLYRLDIILNRTAHFTQILKAIYYSSLKIVLLSFLLDSRTIIDSRLLFVFFFLISIGLLFIVRVELLKWLFIELSQSSFKRNVIIVGNGKPGKLLATKLIYENPLGLNILGFVDDERQIGDFVVAGKKVLGNLENLKEILDNNKVDELIISSDSQSYEKFFDVVDYCKSFNVPIRMTSSLLDVVNQKLKIEKYSDIPVIDVSPQYNDNFTLGLKRFFDVVIAFFAILFLSPIMGFITAMVKLSSPGPILFKQKRIGKDGKEFDFYKFRSMKQINGEDEERKKKMIEFMKNGADKTGTDTKIINESRVTWIGKIIRKTSLDELPQLFNVIKGDMSLVGPRPCLTYEYENYDEWQKRRVSVIPGCTGVWQVWGRSIVTFQESIVLDLYYVNNMSPWLDIQLMFQTVPVMLFSKGAK